One Hordeum vulgare subsp. vulgare chromosome 4H, MorexV3_pseudomolecules_assembly, whole genome shotgun sequence DNA window includes the following coding sequences:
- the LOC123449841 gene encoding GDSL esterase/lipase At5g55050-like encodes MVMVMGSPSMKGLVASLTTFSILRVCLIISAAAGGPAKMVRLVPAMYVFGDSTLDVGNNNYLPGPNVPRANMPLNGADFPGGARATGRFSNGYHVADFTAIKLGLKESPPAYLSLAPRPTALLLSALATGVNYASAGAGILDSTNAGNNIPLSRQVRYMESTKAAMEASVGKAATRVLLSRSFFLFNIGNNDLSVFAAAQPAGDVATLYASLVSGYSAAITDLYAMGARKFGIINVGLLGCVPTVRVLSATGACNDGLNLLSAGFNDALRSLLAGLAARLPGLDYSLADSYNLTQVTFANPAASGYVSIDSACCGSGRLGAESDCLPNSTTCADHDRFVFWDRGHPSQRAGELTAAAFFDGAAGFTAPISFDRLARKV; translated from the exons ATGGTCATGGTCATGGGTAGTCCGTCCATGAAGGGTCTTGTTGCTAGCCTTACTACGTTCTCCATC CTGCGGGTGTGCTTGATCATCAGTGCCGCCGCCGGCGGCCCGGCCAAGATGGTGAGGCTGGTGCCGGCGATGTACGTGTTCGGGGACTCGACGCTGGACGTGGGCAACAACAACTACTTGCCGGGGCCGAACGTGCCCAGGGCCAACATGCCCCTCAACGGCGCCGACTTCCCCGGCGGCGCCCGGGCAACGGGGCGGTTCAGCAACGGCTACCACGTCGCCGACTTCACCG CAATCAAACTGGGACTGAAGGAGAGCCCGCCGGCGTATCTGTCGCTGGCGCCACGCCCCACCGCCTTGCTCCTCAGCGCTCTCGCCACAGGCGTGAACTATGCTTCTGCCGGAGCCGGCATCCTGGACTCCACC aacGCGGGGAACAACATCCCGCTGTCGAGGCAGGTACGGTACATGGAGTCGACCAAGGCCGCCATGGAAGCCAGTGTGGGCAAAGCCGCGACGCGCGTCCTGCTCTCGAGGTCCTTCTTCCTCTTCAACATCGGCAACAACGACCTCTCCGTGTTCGCGGCCGCGCAGCCAGCGGGCGACGTCGCCACGCTCTACGCCAGCCTCGTCTCCGGCTACTCCGCCGCCATCACGGACCTGTACGCCATGGGCGCGAGGAAGTTCGGGATCATCAACGTGGGGCTGCTGGGCTGCGTGCCGACAGTGCGGGTGCTGAGCGCGACGGGCGCCTGCAACGACGGGCTCAACCTGCTGTCGGCCGGCTTCAACGACGCGCTCAGGTCCCTCCTGGCCGGCCTCGCCGCCCGGCTGCCGGGCCTCGACTACTCCCTCGCCGACTCCTACAACCTCACGCAAGTCACCTTCGCCAACCCAGCGGCATCCG GGTACGTGAGCATAGACAGCGCGTGCTGCGGGAGCGGAAGGCTGGGTGCGGAGAGCGACTGCCTGCCTAACTCCACGACGTGCGCCGACCACGACCGCTTCGTCTTCTGGGACCGGGGCCATCCCTCGCAGCGGGCCGGAGAGCTGACCGCCGCCGCCTTCTTCGACGGAGCGGCCGGCTTCACCGCGCCCATCAGCTTCGACCGGCTGGCCCGCAAGGTTTAG